From one Streptomyces spiramyceticus genomic stretch:
- a CDS encoding MarR family winged helix-turn-helix transcriptional regulator — protein sequence MERLAESFSGYYGDFSLAAADAGLTASQAKTLGVLRASPASMRSLATTLACDASNITGIVDRLEKRELVRREVSPTDRRVKNVALTEAGEETVDAIRARMHTTHAAIDALGDEERATLYELLGRVFSGSRGLRGSGGSGPAA from the coding sequence ATGGAGCGGCTCGCCGAGTCCTTCAGCGGCTACTACGGCGACTTCTCCCTCGCCGCCGCCGACGCGGGCCTCACCGCCAGCCAGGCCAAAACCCTCGGCGTCCTGCGCGCCTCCCCTGCCTCGATGCGCTCACTGGCGACCACGCTGGCCTGCGACGCGTCCAACATCACCGGGATCGTCGACCGCCTGGAGAAGCGCGAGCTCGTACGCCGCGAGGTCAGCCCCACCGACCGCCGCGTGAAGAACGTCGCCCTCACCGAGGCCGGCGAGGAGACCGTCGACGCCATCCGCGCCCGCATGCACACCACGCACGCCGCGATCGACGCCCTCGGCGACGAGGAACGCGCCACGCTGTACGAGCTCCTCGGCCGTGTCTTCAGCGGTTCACGCGGTCTACGCGGTTCAGGCGGTTCGGGCCCGGCCGCCTGA
- a CDS encoding NADP-dependent oxidoreductase, translating to MKAITYRTYGGPDVLEYGDAPDPKLGPDAVLVRVRAASVNPVDWKIQAGYLESALDAVFPVIPGWDVAGVVEQTGVGVTEFAPGDEVIGYVREDFVSRGTFAEYVAAPVRTLARKPANLTFEEAAGLPLAGLTAYQALTRHLGVTEGDTLLVHAAAGGVGSLAVQIARAFGVRVIGTASERNHDYLRSLGATPVTYGEGLADRVKALAPGGVDAVLDLVGGEALKVSPGLLAPGGRLASVADGAVLGLGGSYVFVRPDTADLTALTELAERGALAVEVAAVFPLEQTADALRLSMEGHTRGKIAISIG from the coding sequence ATGAAGGCCATCACCTACCGCACCTACGGCGGCCCGGACGTCCTCGAATACGGCGATGCGCCGGACCCCAAGCTCGGCCCCGACGCCGTGCTCGTCCGGGTCAGGGCGGCCTCCGTCAACCCTGTCGACTGGAAGATCCAGGCGGGCTACCTCGAATCCGCGCTCGACGCGGTCTTCCCCGTGATCCCGGGCTGGGACGTCGCAGGCGTCGTCGAGCAGACGGGCGTCGGCGTGACCGAGTTCGCGCCCGGCGACGAGGTCATCGGATACGTCCGCGAGGACTTCGTCTCGCGCGGCACCTTCGCCGAGTACGTCGCCGCACCCGTGCGCACCCTGGCCCGCAAGCCGGCGAACCTCACCTTCGAGGAGGCGGCCGGGCTTCCGCTGGCCGGCCTCACGGCGTACCAGGCGCTCACCCGCCACCTCGGCGTCACCGAGGGCGACACACTGCTGGTGCACGCGGCGGCCGGGGGCGTCGGTTCGCTGGCGGTGCAGATCGCCCGCGCCTTCGGCGTCCGGGTCATCGGCACGGCGAGCGAGCGCAACCACGACTACCTGCGGTCCCTGGGCGCCACCCCCGTGACGTACGGCGAAGGGCTCGCCGACCGCGTCAAGGCGCTCGCGCCCGGCGGCGTGGACGCCGTGCTCGACCTGGTCGGCGGCGAGGCGCTGAAGGTCTCGCCGGGGCTGCTCGCTCCCGGTGGCCGACTGGCGTCCGTCGCGGACGGCGCGGTCCTGGGGCTCGGCGGCAGCTATGTCTTCGTACGCCCCGACACCGCCGACCTGACGGCGCTGACCGAGCTGGCCGAGCGCGGTGCGCTGGCCGTCGAGGTCGCCGCGGTCTTCCCGCTGGAGCAGACCGCCGACGCGTTGCGGCTGAGCATGGAGGGCCACACCCGCGGCAAGATCGCGATCAGCATCGGCTGA
- a CDS encoding phosphatidylglycerol lysyltransferase domain-containing protein, with the protein MSIRLDGDKSGAVPNRVRRILSGPRPESVPSLVGTACALVGLLDIAAGVFPRFRHSRMHAAAEVLPGALGPFAAALAISAGVLLLLLAHALKRHKRRAWRAAVVLLPAGAAAQFTYRHSVIGVVISLALLVLLLRHRGEFAALPDPRSRWKAVANFVLLGAGSLGLGLVIVSSHPAKVVGNPSVADRLEHVLYGLFGFEGPVDYAGRVSWTVGYSLGALGLLTAVTTIYLALRPEHPAARLTPDDEHRLRELLAKHGGRDSLGHFALRHDKAVVFSPSGKAAVTYRVVSGVMLASGDPIGDVEAWPGAIERFMDEAKAHSWTPAVMGCSETGGEVWTRETGLDALELGDEAVVDVPDFSLAGRAMRNVRQMVKRIERGGYETRVRRVRDLGEAELDRIRRAAADWRGTDTERGFSMALGRIGEPGDGDCVIATAHNTADADSPYGDLKAVLHFVPWGTDGMSLDLMRRDRSADPGMNELLIVAALQAAPQLGVTRVSLNFAMFRSALARGEKIGAGPVLRIWRGLLVFLSRWFQIESLYKFNAKFRPRWEPRFVVFRTTRDLPRIGFAAMQAEGFVTLALPRPFASRRASARQPRPCAHLDQVRAREAGQSAA; encoded by the coding sequence ATGTCTATCAGGCTAGATGGGGATAAATCGGGAGCGGTTCCGAATCGAGTACGGCGGATCCTGAGCGGTCCACGACCCGAGTCGGTGCCCTCCCTGGTCGGTACGGCCTGCGCCCTCGTAGGCCTCCTGGACATCGCCGCCGGTGTCTTCCCGCGCTTCCGGCACAGCCGGATGCACGCCGCCGCCGAGGTGCTGCCCGGGGCTCTCGGCCCGTTCGCGGCCGCCCTCGCGATCAGTGCGGGCGTACTGCTGCTGCTTCTCGCGCACGCCCTCAAGCGCCACAAGCGCCGCGCCTGGCGGGCCGCCGTGGTGCTGCTGCCCGCCGGTGCCGCGGCGCAGTTCACGTACCGGCATTCGGTCATCGGCGTGGTGATCTCGCTCGCGCTGCTGGTCCTTCTGCTGCGTCACCGCGGCGAGTTCGCAGCGCTGCCCGACCCGCGGAGCCGCTGGAAGGCGGTGGCGAACTTCGTTCTCCTCGGCGCCGGTTCCCTCGGCCTGGGCCTGGTCATCGTCAGCTCGCACCCGGCGAAGGTCGTCGGTAATCCGAGCGTCGCCGACCGGCTTGAGCACGTCCTGTACGGGCTCTTCGGCTTCGAGGGCCCTGTCGACTACGCGGGCCGGGTCTCCTGGACCGTCGGCTACTCGCTCGGCGCCCTCGGCCTGCTCACCGCCGTCACCACGATCTACCTGGCCCTGCGCCCCGAGCACCCGGCCGCTCGCCTCACCCCCGACGACGAGCACCGCCTGCGCGAGCTGCTGGCCAAGCACGGCGGCCGCGACTCCCTCGGCCACTTCGCGCTCCGCCACGACAAGGCCGTCGTCTTCTCCCCCAGCGGCAAGGCCGCCGTCACCTACCGCGTCGTATCCGGCGTGATGCTCGCCAGCGGCGACCCGATCGGCGACGTGGAGGCCTGGCCGGGCGCCATCGAGCGCTTCATGGACGAGGCCAAGGCCCACTCCTGGACCCCGGCCGTCATGGGCTGCAGCGAGACCGGCGGCGAAGTGTGGACCCGCGAGACCGGACTCGACGCGCTGGAGCTCGGGGACGAAGCGGTGGTGGACGTGCCGGATTTCTCCCTCGCCGGGCGCGCCATGCGGAACGTACGCCAGATGGTCAAGCGCATCGAGCGCGGTGGTTACGAAACCCGGGTACGACGCGTCCGTGACCTCGGCGAAGCCGAGTTGGACCGCATCCGGCGGGCCGCCGCCGACTGGCGCGGCACCGACACCGAGCGCGGCTTCTCCATGGCGCTCGGCCGCATCGGCGAACCCGGCGACGGAGACTGCGTGATCGCCACCGCCCACAACACCGCCGACGCGGATTCCCCGTACGGCGACCTGAAGGCCGTACTCCACTTCGTCCCGTGGGGTACGGACGGCATGTCCCTCGACCTGATGCGCCGCGACCGCTCCGCCGACCCCGGCATGAACGAACTGCTGATCGTCGCCGCTCTCCAGGCCGCACCCCAGCTGGGCGTGACCCGCGTCTCGCTCAACTTCGCGATGTTCCGCTCGGCGCTCGCCCGCGGGGAGAAGATCGGCGCGGGACCGGTGCTCCGCATCTGGCGCGGGCTGCTCGTCTTCCTGTCCCGGTGGTTCCAGATCGAGTCGCTGTACAAGTTCAACGCCAAGTTCAGGCCGCGCTGGGAGCCGCGTTTCGTGGTCTTCCGCACCACCCGCGACCTGCCGCGCATCGGCTTCGCGGCGATGCAGGCGGAGGGCTTCGTGACACTGGCCCTGCCCCGCCCGTTCGCCTCCCGCCGCGCGTCGGCCAGGCAGCCGCGCCCGTGCGCGCACCTCGACCAGGTGCGGGCGCGCGAGGCCGGGCAGTCGGCCGCCTGA
- a CDS encoding alpha/beta hydrolase — translation MGLTSNKVLALAVLLAVALFVATIWLWPRLAGRNVRSVLGRVGLLFATQLMLFASVGLAANKSFLFYGSWADLFGQETEMGVVVDHSAGAKHLKVVGTQGVDVPGGHKPATGGQIQKVVIAGEKSKIEGPAYVYLPPEYFQPRYAGRNFPASVVLTGYPGTAENLLKGLRYPATAYTQAAAGNMQPMILVMMRPTVAPPRDTECVDVPGGPQTETFFAKDLPKAISESYRVGTKPRNWGFMGNSTGGYCALKIAIHHPGTFGAGAGMSAYYKAAEDATTGDLFHGNRNEANRADLLWSLDHLKPSKSSFLVTSSREGEGNLQGTRLFIEKVKPPARVSSITLDSGGHNFGTWRREIAPALEWISGRLRAN, via the coding sequence ATGGGTCTCACCAGCAATAAGGTTCTGGCGCTCGCCGTCCTTCTGGCGGTGGCGCTGTTCGTCGCCACGATCTGGCTCTGGCCGCGTCTGGCCGGGCGCAACGTGCGCTCCGTACTGGGCCGTGTCGGGCTGCTGTTCGCAACCCAGTTGATGCTGTTCGCCTCCGTGGGACTGGCGGCCAACAAGTCCTTCCTCTTTTACGGCTCCTGGGCCGACCTTTTCGGCCAGGAGACCGAAATGGGAGTGGTCGTCGACCACTCGGCCGGCGCGAAGCACCTCAAAGTCGTAGGGACGCAGGGTGTTGACGTGCCGGGCGGTCACAAGCCGGCAACGGGAGGCCAGATACAGAAGGTCGTCATAGCGGGGGAGAAGTCGAAGATAGAGGGCCCCGCTTACGTCTATCTGCCACCGGAGTACTTCCAACCACGTTACGCCGGGAGGAACTTCCCCGCGTCCGTGGTGCTCACCGGCTATCCGGGTACAGCGGAGAACCTCCTCAAGGGACTGCGCTATCCGGCGACGGCGTACACGCAGGCGGCGGCGGGCAACATGCAGCCGATGATCCTGGTGATGATGCGGCCCACCGTCGCGCCGCCCCGCGACACCGAATGCGTGGACGTACCGGGCGGCCCGCAGACCGAGACCTTCTTCGCCAAGGACCTGCCCAAGGCGATATCCGAGTCCTACAGGGTGGGCACAAAGCCGCGGAACTGGGGCTTCATGGGGAACTCCACCGGCGGCTACTGCGCCCTGAAAATCGCCATCCACCACCCCGGAACCTTCGGTGCGGGAGCGGGCATGTCCGCGTACTACAAGGCGGCCGAAGACGCGACGACAGGGGACCTCTTCCACGGCAACAGGAATGAGGCGAACCGGGCCGACCTGCTGTGGAGTCTTGACCACCTGAAGCCGTCGAAGTCGTCCTTCCTTGTGACCAGTTCAAGGGAGGGCGAAGGCAATCTGCAGGGCACCCGGCTTTTCATCGAGAAGGTGAAGCCGCCCGCCCGGGTCTCGTCGATCACCCTGGACAGCGGCGGCCACAACTTCGGCACCTGGCGGCGCGAAATAGCGCCCGCCCTGGAGTGGATCAGCGGCAGGCTCAGGGCGAACTGA
- a CDS encoding ABC transporter ATP-binding protein has product MIRFEHVTKRYADGTTAVDDLSFEVAEGELVTLVGPSGCGKTTTMKMVNRLIEPTEGRIFLDGADISAIDPVQLRRRIGYVIQQVGLFPHKTVLENTATVPHLLGVKRSKARERAAELLDLVGLDPSVHGDRYPDQLSGGQRQRVGVARALAADPPVLLMDEPFGAVDPVVREHLQNEFLRLQSQVRKTVLFVTHDIEEAVRLGDRIAVYGQGRIEQFDAPAAVLGMPATPYVADFVGADRGLKRLSVTPIEPGDLEQPPVVHLDDPVKKAAAALTAEGARWAVVLDSEDDLHGWISAEQARTATGTVREHARRMEAWLPVGASLKQAFSTMLQHDAGWIAVIDKDSAGRFLGVLTPARLHEALRRSIDADAQALPRTAVEVESVSSP; this is encoded by the coding sequence ATGATCCGATTCGAGCACGTCACCAAGCGGTACGCCGATGGCACCACCGCCGTCGACGACCTCTCCTTCGAAGTCGCGGAGGGCGAACTGGTCACGCTCGTCGGGCCGTCCGGCTGCGGCAAGACCACCACCATGAAAATGGTGAACCGGCTGATCGAGCCGACCGAGGGCCGGATATTCCTCGACGGGGCCGACATATCCGCCATCGATCCCGTTCAGCTGCGCCGCCGCATCGGCTATGTCATCCAGCAAGTCGGCCTCTTCCCCCACAAGACGGTTCTGGAGAACACCGCGACCGTCCCCCACCTCCTCGGCGTCAAGCGCTCCAAAGCCCGCGAGCGCGCCGCCGAGCTCCTCGATCTGGTCGGCCTCGACCCGTCCGTGCACGGCGACCGCTACCCCGACCAGCTCTCCGGCGGCCAGCGCCAACGCGTCGGCGTGGCAAGGGCCCTGGCCGCGGACCCGCCCGTGCTTCTGATGGACGAGCCGTTCGGCGCGGTCGACCCGGTCGTGCGCGAGCATCTCCAGAACGAGTTCCTGAGGCTCCAGTCGCAGGTGCGCAAGACCGTCCTCTTCGTCACTCATGACATCGAGGAGGCCGTCCGTCTCGGTGACCGCATCGCCGTCTACGGGCAGGGCAGGATCGAGCAGTTCGACGCCCCGGCGGCCGTACTGGGCATGCCCGCCACCCCCTACGTCGCGGACTTCGTCGGCGCCGACCGGGGCCTCAAGCGCCTCTCCGTCACGCCCATAGAGCCCGGTGACCTGGAACAGCCGCCCGTCGTGCACCTCGACGACCCGGTCAAGAAGGCAGCCGCCGCACTGACGGCCGAAGGCGCTCGCTGGGCCGTCGTCCTGGACAGCGAGGACGACCTGCACGGCTGGATCTCCGCCGAGCAGGCCCGGACGGCCACCGGGACCGTACGCGAACACGCCCGCCGCATGGAGGCGTGGCTGCCCGTCGGCGCCTCGCTCAAGCAGGCCTTCTCCACAATGCTCCAGCACGACGCGGGCTGGATCGCGGTCATCGACAAGGACAGTGCCGGACGTTTCCTCGGCGTACTCACCCCGGCCCGTCTCCATGAGGCACTGCGCCGTTCCATCGACGCCGACGCCCAGGCCCTTCCCCGTACAGCGGTGGAAGTGGAGTCCGTCAGTTCGCCCTGA
- a CDS encoding ABC transporter permease, with product MSGQSCLTANDWICGEYVRSRGQELTDATVQHVWITALSVVLGLLIAFPLALLARGQGGRRSRLAGPILGLTTVLYTVPSLAMFSLLLPLFGLSAAVVVTGLVLYSLTVLVRNILAGLEAVPAEAREAAQGMGYAPARLLWEVELPLALPALLAGVRIATVSTVALTTVGAIVGYGGLGTLIVDGLDSLFKAQVLTASVICVLLAVVADLLLLWLQRALTPWTRVRTPRIRTGRAAAARAGRAARTAKAG from the coding sequence ATGAGCGGCCAGAGCTGTCTGACGGCGAACGACTGGATTTGCGGGGAGTATGTGCGTTCCCGCGGCCAGGAGCTGACCGATGCGACCGTGCAGCATGTGTGGATCACCGCGCTTTCGGTGGTGCTCGGGCTGCTGATCGCCTTCCCGCTGGCCTTGCTCGCGCGCGGGCAAGGCGGTCGCCGCAGCAGGCTCGCGGGTCCGATTCTGGGCCTGACGACCGTCCTCTACACGGTCCCTTCGCTGGCGATGTTCTCGCTGCTGTTGCCCCTGTTCGGGCTTTCGGCGGCCGTGGTGGTCACGGGTCTCGTGCTCTATTCGCTGACCGTGCTCGTACGGAACATCCTGGCCGGGCTGGAAGCCGTGCCCGCCGAAGCGCGGGAGGCCGCGCAGGGCATGGGGTACGCGCCGGCGCGACTGCTGTGGGAGGTCGAACTGCCTTTGGCACTGCCCGCCTTGCTGGCCGGGGTGCGGATCGCGACGGTGTCGACGGTCGCCCTGACGACGGTCGGCGCGATCGTGGGGTACGGCGGGCTGGGGACGCTGATCGTGGACGGCCTCGACTCCCTCTTCAAGGCGCAGGTGCTCACCGCTTCGGTGATCTGCGTGCTGCTGGCTGTGGTGGCCGACCTGCTGCTGCTCTGGCTGCAGCGGGCGCTGACCCCGTGGACCCGGGTGCGTACGCCCCGAATACGCACCGGCCGTGCGGCGGCCGCCCGTGCCGGCCGTGCTGCCCGTACCGCGAAGGCCGGTTGA
- a CDS encoding ABC transporter permease has translation MGVIGNAFAWLTTAVNWQGESGVWNRLGEHLYFSGVCLLLSCLIALPVALWLGHLGRGGALAINLSNVGRAIPTLAVLILLTLTPLGRQGDLPTITALVLFAVPPLLTNAYIGMREVDRAVVEAARGMGMSGRQLFLRVELPLAYPLVMTGLRSAAVQVVATATLAAMAGEGGLGRIITAGFNTYNTPQVVAGALLVAGLALLVEGVLVAADRLLDPVRRRAAGAQKTA, from the coding sequence ATGGGAGTGATCGGGAACGCCTTCGCCTGGCTGACGACCGCCGTCAACTGGCAGGGCGAGAGCGGCGTCTGGAACCGACTCGGTGAGCATCTGTACTTCAGCGGCGTGTGCCTGTTGCTGTCGTGTCTGATCGCGCTGCCGGTCGCGCTCTGGCTCGGCCACCTCGGCCGGGGCGGAGCACTCGCCATCAACCTCTCCAATGTGGGGCGGGCGATTCCCACCCTCGCGGTTCTGATTCTGCTGACGCTCACACCACTGGGCAGGCAGGGCGACCTGCCGACGATCACCGCGCTCGTGCTGTTCGCGGTGCCGCCGCTGCTGACCAATGCGTACATCGGCATGCGGGAAGTGGACCGGGCGGTTGTGGAGGCCGCGCGCGGGATGGGCATGTCGGGGCGCCAGCTCTTCCTGCGGGTCGAACTGCCACTCGCGTACCCGCTGGTCATGACGGGGCTGAGGTCGGCGGCCGTCCAGGTCGTCGCCACGGCGACGCTCGCCGCGATGGCGGGCGAGGGCGGCCTCGGACGGATCATCACGGCCGGCTTCAACACGTACAACACCCCGCAGGTGGTGGCGGGCGCGCTGCTCGTGGCGGGGCTCGCGCTGCTGGTCGAGGGCGTACTGGTGGCGGCGGACCGGTTGCTCGACCCGGTGCGCCGGCGAGCCGCCGGGGCGCAGAAGACAGCCTGA
- a CDS encoding ABC transporter substrate-binding protein encodes MSRTSRTAGAVLAVIALAGGLAACGGESLEKGKGGEAGKNGSLVVGSAGFTESKVLAELYSQLLSDAGYDTSIKTVENRELYEPALEKGEIDVVPEYAATLAEFLNAKANGPKAPEKNPVASSDVTATFNALEKLAEPRGLKALPAGEAVDQNAFAVSKEYAEKNKLKTLSDLGESKLGVKIAAGDECTVRPFCAPGLKKEYGIDVKGVDPKGVGTPQAKQAVKDGADQLVLTTTTDATLEGFGLVLLEDDKKLQNADNVLPVVNAKDAGSQEIADALGKLTKVLTTDDLVDLNRKIDAERVKPADAAKAYLESKGLIKK; translated from the coding sequence ATGAGCAGGACTTCGCGCACAGCGGGTGCGGTACTGGCCGTGATCGCACTGGCCGGCGGCCTGGCCGCGTGCGGCGGCGAGAGTTTGGAGAAGGGCAAGGGCGGTGAGGCGGGCAAGAACGGCTCGCTGGTGGTCGGTTCGGCCGGATTCACCGAGTCCAAGGTGCTGGCCGAGCTGTACTCGCAGCTTCTCTCCGACGCCGGATACGACACGTCGATCAAGACGGTGGAGAACCGCGAGCTGTACGAACCCGCCCTGGAGAAGGGCGAGATCGACGTCGTACCGGAATACGCCGCTACGCTTGCGGAATTCCTGAACGCAAAGGCCAACGGCCCCAAGGCGCCGGAGAAGAATCCGGTCGCGTCCAGCGATGTGACCGCCACCTTCAATGCGCTGGAGAAGCTCGCGGAGCCGCGCGGGCTCAAGGCGCTGCCGGCAGGCGAGGCCGTCGACCAGAACGCCTTCGCGGTGAGCAAGGAATACGCCGAGAAGAACAAGCTCAAGACGCTTTCCGACCTCGGCGAGTCCAAGCTCGGGGTGAAGATCGCCGCAGGCGACGAATGCACGGTCCGGCCCTTCTGTGCACCGGGCCTGAAGAAGGAGTACGGGATCGACGTGAAGGGCGTCGACCCCAAGGGCGTAGGGACTCCGCAGGCCAAGCAGGCCGTCAAGGACGGCGCCGATCAGCTGGTGCTGACCACGACGACGGACGCGACGCTGGAGGGCTTCGGGCTCGTACTCCTGGAGGACGACAAGAAGCTCCAGAACGCGGACAACGTACTGCCCGTCGTCAATGCGAAGGACGCCGGATCGCAGGAGATAGCCGACGCTCTCGGCAAGCTCACGAAGGTGCTGACGACGGATGATCTGGTCGATCTGAACCGCAAGATCGACGCGGAACGGGTGAAGCCCGCCGACGCTGCGAAGGCGTATCTGGAGTCCAAGGGCCTGATCAAGAAGTAG
- a CDS encoding response regulator transcription factor: MSIRVMLVDDQMLLRTGFRMVLAAQPDMEVVAEAGDGAEAIEVLRSAAVDVVLMDVRMPKLDGVEATRRICAEPDAPKVLILTTFDLDEYAFSGLKAGASGFMLKDVPPGELLAAIRSVHSGDAVVAPSTTRRLLDRFSPLLPSTGKETQAVNSALGRLTDREREVMLLVAQGLSNGEIAARLVLSEATVKTHVGRILTKLNLRDRVQVVVLAYESGLVRAGGGGGLAAG, from the coding sequence ATGTCCATCCGCGTGATGCTCGTAGACGACCAGATGCTGCTGCGCACCGGCTTCCGGATGGTCCTGGCCGCTCAGCCGGACATGGAGGTGGTCGCCGAGGCGGGCGACGGGGCGGAGGCGATCGAGGTCTTGCGCTCGGCGGCGGTGGACGTGGTCCTGATGGACGTACGCATGCCGAAACTGGACGGGGTCGAGGCGACGCGGCGGATCTGCGCGGAGCCGGATGCGCCGAAGGTCCTCATCCTGACCACGTTCGACCTGGACGAGTACGCCTTCTCCGGGCTGAAGGCGGGGGCGAGCGGCTTCATGCTGAAGGACGTGCCGCCGGGCGAACTGCTGGCCGCGATCCGCTCGGTGCACAGCGGCGACGCGGTCGTGGCGCCGTCGACGACGCGGCGCCTGCTGGACCGCTTCTCGCCGCTGCTGCCCAGCACGGGCAAGGAGACGCAAGCCGTCAACAGCGCGCTGGGGCGGCTGACGGACCGTGAGCGCGAGGTGATGCTGCTCGTCGCGCAGGGGCTGTCGAACGGGGAGATCGCGGCACGGCTGGTCCTGTCGGAGGCCACGGTCAAGACGCACGTGGGCCGCATCCTGACGAAGCTGAACCTGCGGGATCGCGTCCAGGTGGTGGTACTGGCGTACGAGTCCGGACTGGTCCGGGCGGGCGGCGGCGGTGGCCTGGCCGCGGGTTAG
- a CDS encoding sensor histidine kinase produces MQRLYDFIRRHPTSVDSFWAVMLFGFSMLWAVQATMGTEPRIAAIPIVTLLCLVVALRRRAPQKMLLLAIMMGVAQLAFDVEVNPADWAMLVIIYTVAASDGPRWVSRVALVGGLAAAPLAQLRWPADKDGTVLPAIFFSIVMALPFALAWVLGDSMRTRRAYFAELEERAARLEKEREAQSKVAVAAERARIARELHDVVAHNVSVMVVQADGAAYVLDASPAQAKQALETISTTGRQALAEMRRLLGVLRTGEQAVSGEYVPQPDVEQIEDLVEQVRTAGLTVDFKVEGTPRPLPSGVELTAYRIVQEALTNTRKHGGPDAGASVRLVYFDDGLGLLVEDDGRGAAHELYEDGGADGQGHGLIGMRERVGMVGGTLDAGPRPGGGFRISALLPLKPAH; encoded by the coding sequence GTGCAACGCCTCTACGACTTCATCCGCAGACACCCGACGAGCGTCGACAGCTTCTGGGCTGTGATGCTCTTCGGGTTCTCCATGCTGTGGGCCGTCCAGGCGACGATGGGCACCGAGCCGCGGATCGCGGCCATCCCGATCGTTACGCTGCTCTGTCTCGTGGTGGCGCTGCGCCGCCGCGCGCCGCAGAAAATGCTGCTGCTGGCGATCATGATGGGCGTCGCCCAGCTCGCGTTCGACGTCGAGGTCAACCCGGCCGACTGGGCCATGCTCGTCATCATCTACACCGTCGCCGCGAGCGACGGGCCACGCTGGGTCTCGCGCGTCGCGCTCGTCGGCGGCCTGGCCGCTGCTCCGCTGGCGCAACTGCGCTGGCCGGCCGACAAGGACGGCACGGTCCTTCCGGCCATCTTCTTCTCGATCGTCATGGCGCTGCCGTTCGCACTGGCATGGGTTCTGGGCGATTCGATGCGGACCCGGCGTGCGTATTTCGCGGAGCTGGAGGAGCGCGCCGCGCGCCTGGAGAAGGAACGCGAGGCGCAGTCGAAGGTGGCGGTCGCCGCCGAGCGGGCCCGTATCGCCCGCGAGCTGCACGATGTCGTCGCGCACAACGTCTCGGTGATGGTGGTGCAGGCGGACGGCGCGGCGTACGTCCTGGACGCCTCCCCCGCCCAGGCCAAACAGGCACTGGAAACCATCTCGACGACCGGGCGCCAGGCGCTCGCCGAGATGCGGCGCCTCCTGGGCGTGCTGCGAACCGGCGAGCAGGCGGTGAGCGGCGAGTACGTGCCGCAGCCCGACGTCGAGCAGATCGAGGACCTCGTCGAGCAGGTACGGACCGCGGGGCTGACCGTCGACTTCAAGGTCGAGGGCACGCCCCGGCCGCTGCCCAGCGGCGTGGAGCTCACGGCGTACCGCATCGTGCAGGAAGCCCTCACCAATACGCGCAAGCACGGCGGTCCCGACGCGGGCGCGAGCGTACGCCTGGTCTACTTCGACGACGGGCTCGGCCTGCTTGTCGAGGACGACGGGCGGGGCGCGGCGCACGAGCTGTACGAGGACGGCGGGGCCGACGGGCAGGGTCACGGGCTGATCGGCATGCGGGAGCGCGTGGGTATGGTCGGCGGCACGCTGGACGCGGGGCCGCGGCCGGGCGGCGGCTTCCGGATCAGCGCACTGCTTCCCTTGAAACCGGCCCACTGA